The following are encoded together in the Macadamia integrifolia cultivar HAES 741 unplaced genomic scaffold, SCU_Mint_v3 scaffold2377, whole genome shotgun sequence genome:
- the LOC122066409 gene encoding uncharacterized protein LOC122066409 → MALRLEPLLPRLISDEQGAFQKGKIIHDNIIVASELANLMFSSTRGGDIGIKIDIRKAYDTIDWKFIFQVMHRFGFSERWIGWLNQILISSKISILVNGGPQGLFNVERGLR, encoded by the coding sequence ATGGCATTGAGGTTGGAGCCTCTTCTTCCCAGATTAATATCTGATGAGCAAGGCGCTTTCCAAAAAGGAAAGATTATCCATGATAATATTATTGTTGCTTCAGAACTTGCGAACTTGATGTTCTCATCCACCAGAGGAGGGGATATCGGCATAAAAATCGACATCAGAAAAGCCTATGATACAATTGACTGGAAGTTTATCTTTCAGGTTATGCATAGATTTGGTTTCTCTGAGAGATGGATTGGCTGGCTCAACCAAATTCTAATATCTTCTAAGATTTCAATTCTAGTTAATGGAGGTCCGCAAGGTTTGTTTAATGTGGAACGAGGCTTGAGATAA